From a single Bacteroidia bacterium genomic region:
- a CDS encoding glycoside hydrolase family 2 TIM barrel-domain containing protein, whose product MKYIVLFFLLIIGAVVYAQTPEWQTETVIGRNKTAAHATFTPYPDVVKALSFDRSKSPWFRSLNGNWKFLFLEKPADVLPEYASANFNDSGWDEIAVPSNWQTQGYGQPIYTNIIHPFPATPPTVPSDKNETGFYRRSFEIPADWADMQVLLHFAGVQSACYVWVNGKEVGYSEGSMTPAEFDITELVKPGQNSLAVEVIRWSDGSYLEDQDFWRLSGIFREVVLYAHPQVHIRDFKVETTFGATMENAAISLNTTIANTGKKKAKKLQLEINLYDAENNAVFGAVIPALNAFSGYSEDNVSFGWPITNPELWSAEIPYLYTLSIQLLDKNGMAIEAVSQKVGFRKVEIKNGQLLVNEKPIYIKGVNRHETDSRFGRAVTEEGMVQDIRLMKQNNINAVRTSHYPNQPRWYELCDEYGLYVFDEANIESHMLWYMGKTPAKEPTWKDAFIDRGVSMVHRDKNHPSIIAWSLGNETSIGENFFAMADAMKAIDKTRPIHYEGRDPYNQQTAPEFDIISNMYPSAEEALALAEKYPDRPVILCEYAHAMGNSTGNFDHYWNIFESHPRMQGGFIWDWADQGLIKKNEKGEEFFAYGGDFGDKPNDKNFCFNGLVGADRAPHPGLMEVKKIQQFVKVSWADRDARKIKVKNTYDFQGLGFLEMYWELIENGKSIQSGTIRELNIAPQGEQVFTIPYTLPGQSAENSRTEYFLNVRFKLREENMWANAGHELAVEQLHFPVKTTASLNSLDFGAFPRLVWEQSQNEFTISGKDFQWTIDRNTGFITSWEQNGHSLIKNGPLPNVWRAPTDNDEGGGDKSFAHGWLTFGLNNLKTVIDQVNKTTPEEHSIGVQIRGRLTGEGGEIPFELDQTFLPDGSVQITTTLRPGGNTPPLPKVGTFWKLPNNEDQLVWYGRGPWESYSDRKWSAMVGQYGGSVADQYVDYGRPQENGNKSEVRWVKITDNSGKGLMFSAPAGETINFSAHHYSLENLVSAKHPYELEDAGEITLNIDHLQMGLGGDDSWNPRTHEEFLLKASEYKWTYVVKAVE is encoded by the coding sequence ATGAAATACATCGTTTTATTTTTTCTCCTCATTATTGGCGCGGTGGTATATGCTCAGACGCCTGAATGGCAGACAGAAACCGTTATTGGCCGCAATAAAACTGCCGCCCACGCTACATTTACGCCGTATCCCGATGTGGTAAAGGCGCTTTCCTTTGACCGGTCAAAGAGCCCCTGGTTTCGTTCTCTGAATGGTAACTGGAAATTTCTTTTCCTCGAAAAACCAGCAGATGTGTTGCCCGAATACGCTTCTGCCAACTTTAACGATTCTGGCTGGGATGAAATAGCCGTTCCCTCCAACTGGCAGACACAGGGGTATGGCCAGCCGATTTACACCAATATTATCCATCCTTTTCCTGCAACTCCCCCCACAGTGCCTTCCGATAAAAATGAAACCGGTTTTTACCGCCGGTCATTTGAAATCCCTGCTGACTGGGCCGATATGCAGGTGCTCCTGCATTTTGCTGGTGTACAGTCGGCCTGTTATGTCTGGGTAAATGGTAAGGAGGTTGGCTACAGCGAAGGAAGCATGACGCCGGCAGAGTTTGATATTACAGAATTGGTAAAACCCGGACAAAATTCTCTCGCAGTTGAGGTAATCCGTTGGTCAGATGGTAGTTATCTTGAAGATCAGGACTTCTGGCGACTGAGTGGTATTTTCCGGGAAGTGGTGCTCTACGCCCATCCTCAGGTGCATATCCGCGACTTTAAAGTGGAAACCACTTTTGGCGCTACAATGGAGAACGCAGCCATTTCACTGAACACTACCATCGCCAATACCGGAAAGAAAAAAGCGAAAAAACTGCAATTGGAAATTAACCTTTACGATGCGGAAAATAACGCTGTATTTGGTGCGGTGATTCCTGCGCTCAATGCTTTTTCGGGTTATTCCGAAGACAATGTTTCTTTTGGATGGCCGATTACCAATCCCGAACTATGGAGCGCTGAGATTCCCTATCTCTATACGCTTTCCATTCAACTGCTCGACAAAAACGGTATGGCCATAGAGGCTGTGAGTCAGAAAGTTGGTTTCCGAAAAGTGGAAATCAAAAACGGGCAACTGCTGGTCAATGAAAAACCCATCTATATCAAAGGCGTCAACCGCCATGAAACCGATTCCCGCTTTGGCCGGGCAGTTACGGAAGAGGGAATGGTTCAGGACATTCGCCTGATGAAACAAAACAACATCAATGCTGTGCGCACTTCCCATTATCCCAATCAGCCGAGATGGTATGAACTGTGCGATGAGTATGGGCTATATGTATTTGATGAAGCCAATATCGAAAGCCATATGCTCTGGTATATGGGAAAAACTCCGGCGAAAGAACCAACCTGGAAAGACGCATTTATTGACCGCGGCGTGTCTATGGTACACCGCGACAAAAACCACCCAAGCATCATTGCCTGGTCATTGGGAAATGAAACCAGCATTGGTGAAAACTTTTTTGCGATGGCAGATGCGATGAAAGCCATCGACAAAACCCGTCCGATCCACTATGAGGGCAGGGATCCGTACAATCAGCAGACCGCTCCCGAGTTTGATATTATCTCAAATATGTATCCATCTGCCGAAGAGGCACTGGCGCTGGCCGAAAAATATCCAGACCGCCCCGTGATTTTGTGCGAATACGCCCACGCAATGGGCAATAGTACCGGCAATTTTGATCATTACTGGAATATATTTGAAAGCCACCCCCGTATGCAGGGCGGTTTTATCTGGGACTGGGCAGATCAGGGCCTGATCAAAAAAAATGAAAAGGGAGAAGAGTTTTTTGCCTATGGCGGAGATTTTGGCGACAAACCCAACGACAAAAATTTCTGCTTCAACGGACTGGTAGGTGCAGACAGAGCGCCGCACCCGGGTCTGATGGAAGTGAAAAAAATCCAGCAGTTTGTCAAGGTTTCATGGGCTGACCGGGACGCCCGAAAAATCAAAGTAAAAAATACCTACGACTTCCAGGGACTGGGTTTTCTGGAAATGTACTGGGAACTGATAGAAAACGGTAAATCTATCCAAAGCGGAACAATTCGCGAACTAAACATTGCTCCACAGGGAGAGCAGGTGTTTACCATTCCTTATACACTTCCCGGTCAGTCTGCAGAAAATAGCCGGACAGAATACTTTCTGAACGTACGCTTTAAACTTCGTGAAGAAAATATGTGGGCAAATGCCGGGCACGAACTTGCCGTGGAACAGCTCCATTTTCCAGTAAAAACAACGGCTTCGCTCAATTCGCTCGACTTCGGTGCTTTCCCCAGACTGGTTTGGGAGCAGTCGCAGAATGAGTTTACTATTTCGGGCAAAGATTTTCAGTGGACGATAGACCGAAATACCGGCTTTATCACCAGTTGGGAGCAGAATGGCCATAGCCTGATCAAAAATGGTCCGCTACCCAACGTATGGCGTGCACCTACTGACAATGATGAAGGTGGAGGAGATAAGAGTTTTGCTCATGGCTGGCTGACTTTTGGGCTCAACAACCTGAAGACAGTAATCGACCAGGTGAATAAAACTACACCTGAAGAACATTCAATCGGCGTACAGATACGCGGTCGCCTGACCGGTGAGGGAGGCGAAATCCCTTTCGAACTGGACCAGACATTCCTGCCTGATGGTTCTGTGCAGATTACCACCACACTTCGCCCCGGAGGCAATACGCCTCCCCTGCCCAAAGTGGGTACATTCTGGAAACTCCCCAACAACGAAGACCAACTGGTCTGGTATGGCAGAGGTCCCTGGGAAAGTTATTCTGACCGGAAGTGGAGTGCTATGGTCGGGCAATATGGCGGTTCTGTCGCAGATCAGTATGTCGATTATGGCCGCCCGCAGGAAAATGGCAACAAAAGCGAAGTGCGTTGGGTGAAAATTACCGATAACAGCGGAAAAGGATTGATGTTTAGCGCACCGGCAGGGGAGACGATCAACTTCAGTGCACACCATTATTCACTCGAAAACCTCGTTTCCGCCAAACACCCCTATGAACTGGAAGATGCAGGCGAAATCACCCTGAATATCGATCATTTGCAGATGGGACTCGGCGGGGACGACAGCTGGAACCCTCGCACCCATGAAGAGTTCCTGCTGAAAGCCAGTGAATATAAATGGACGTATGTAGTGAAGGCTGTGGAGTGA
- a CDS encoding acetylxylan esterase: MHFSERIILTVLLAGAGVYSAFGQSMLCQGNYWTESEAAAIHTEFAATYHNLEDWEHRAETIRQGILEGLELTTTPEKTPLNTVIHSKKVMDGYSVENVSFESLPGFFVTGNLYRPTEGDGPFAAILSTHGHWSDPANHGRYREDMQYRCATLARMGAIVFAYDMIGYGDSDQCDHKHPKAPKIQTWNSIRAIDFILTQDGVDPGRIGITGASGGGTQAFILTALDDRIAVSAPVVMVSAHFFGGCVCESGMPIHKSEHHQTSNVEIAALAAPRPLLLVSDGKDWTKNVPEVEYPYIRNIYSYYNQEGRVQYTHLPDEGHDYGPNKRQAAYQFLVHYLDLIPGRWQAEKGLITEAGITILPKEDLKVFTEDFPRPAYAVIGNEAVSALIDR; encoded by the coding sequence ATGCATTTTTCTGAACGTATCATTTTAACTGTTCTGCTGGCAGGTGCAGGGGTTTATTCAGCTTTTGGGCAGAGTATGCTCTGTCAGGGCAATTACTGGACAGAATCCGAAGCAGCTGCCATTCATACCGAATTTGCGGCAACTTACCATAACCTCGAAGATTGGGAGCATCGGGCAGAAACCATCCGGCAGGGAATTCTGGAAGGGCTGGAACTTACCACCACACCCGAAAAAACACCGTTGAATACGGTTATTCACAGTAAAAAAGTGATGGATGGGTATTCGGTTGAAAATGTCTCTTTTGAGAGCCTGCCGGGCTTTTTTGTTACCGGAAATCTGTACCGCCCCACAGAAGGCGATGGCCCGTTTGCGGCTATACTTAGTACTCATGGTCACTGGAGTGATCCGGCCAACCACGGCCGGTATCGCGAAGACATGCAATACCGCTGCGCTACCCTTGCCAGAATGGGGGCCATCGTATTTGCCTATGACATGATCGGCTATGGGGATTCGGATCAATGTGACCACAAACATCCCAAAGCGCCCAAAATACAGACCTGGAACAGTATACGCGCCATTGATTTTATACTGACACAGGACGGTGTTGATCCCGGGCGAATCGGCATTACCGGTGCTTCCGGCGGCGGAACGCAGGCATTTATCCTTACCGCTTTAGATGACCGTATCGCAGTATCTGCACCGGTTGTGATGGTTTCTGCCCATTTTTTTGGAGGATGTGTCTGCGAAAGCGGAATGCCCATTCACAAAAGCGAACACCACCAGACCTCCAATGTGGAAATAGCCGCCTTAGCCGCCCCCAGACCTTTGCTGTTGGTTTCTGACGGTAAAGACTGGACGAAAAATGTGCCTGAAGTTGAGTATCCTTATATCCGGAATATTTATTCTTACTACAATCAGGAAGGGCGGGTACAATACACCCATTTACCCGACGAAGGACATGACTACGGCCCCAACAAACGGCAGGCTGCCTATCAGTTTCTCGTTCACTACCTCGACCTGATTCCCGGAAGGTGGCAGGCAGAAAAAGGCCTGATTACAGAGGCTGGCATTACCATTTTGCCCAAAGAAGATCTGAAGGTATTTACAGAGGACTTTCCCAGACCTGCCTATGCAGTTATCGGGAATGAAGCCGTGTCTGCACTTATTGACAGGTAA
- a CDS encoding MFS transporter, which yields MSEKLSTSARLGYGFADFGQNIIFQATGIYLLHFYTDIFLIDAGFVAVLFLVARIWDGINDPIIGYFAQKTKTRWGTFRPYLLFASLPMAASMVLLFYAPDLSPAGKLVYAAVTYIFFGLSFTLYNIPYSTLTAVITSDYHERSSLTGYRMTFAMTGGIVAGVLMLPAVNMFGGGKYGYLYAAILFSVIIFAANLSGFFSVKERIQLQPAANIPFFKAFEALRKNRPFWLLCLAFGCCFAALGVYSATIAYYFTYYWGDSSQTSVALFIMMGTTAVTVPLWTWFAQRYGKKRTFLTGAGFYLVAFAGLFFIHPGQNIWLYVLLTFQGIGNGAAAFTSWAMLPDTVEYGQWKTGLRTTGLSYGIYGFCFKLGLGLGGAATGFVLANLGYVPNTLQSEIVLTGIKVLLTLVPMGLIIISFAAISRYEITASLHKELSMNIEK from the coding sequence ATGAGCGAAAAGCTTTCCACAAGTGCACGCCTGGGATATGGGTTTGCCGATTTTGGGCAGAATATTATTTTCCAGGCAACGGGCATTTACCTGTTGCATTTTTACACCGATATTTTTTTGATTGATGCGGGGTTTGTCGCCGTTCTTTTTCTGGTGGCCCGCATCTGGGACGGGATCAATGACCCGATCATCGGGTATTTTGCGCAAAAGACCAAAACCCGCTGGGGCACTTTTCGGCCCTATCTGTTATTTGCGTCTCTGCCCATGGCGGCGAGTATGGTGTTGTTGTTTTACGCTCCTGATTTGTCACCTGCCGGAAAACTCGTCTATGCAGCTGTAACCTATATATTTTTTGGGCTTTCATTTACCCTCTATAATATTCCTTACAGCACACTTACGGCTGTGATTACCAGTGATTATCACGAGCGATCATCCCTTACCGGGTATCGTATGACGTTTGCCATGACCGGAGGCATTGTAGCCGGTGTGTTGATGCTGCCGGCTGTAAATATGTTTGGTGGGGGGAAATATGGCTATCTGTATGCCGCTATTTTATTTTCTGTGATTATTTTTGCGGCCAATCTTTCTGGTTTTTTTTCGGTGAAAGAGCGGATTCAGCTTCAGCCAGCCGCAAATATTCCTTTCTTCAAAGCCTTTGAAGCGCTACGGAAAAACCGCCCTTTCTGGCTGCTGTGCCTGGCTTTCGGTTGTTGTTTTGCTGCGCTGGGTGTATATTCGGCCACCATCGCTTATTATTTTACTTACTATTGGGGCGATTCCTCCCAAACTTCTGTTGCGCTGTTTATCATGATGGGAACGACGGCTGTGACCGTTCCTCTCTGGACCTGGTTTGCGCAGCGGTATGGGAAAAAACGAACATTTCTTACCGGAGCAGGTTTTTACCTTGTGGCATTTGCCGGTTTGTTTTTTATTCACCCCGGGCAAAATATATGGTTGTATGTGTTACTTACTTTCCAGGGAATTGGGAATGGCGCTGCGGCATTTACCAGCTGGGCCATGTTGCCCGATACTGTTGAATACGGACAATGGAAAACCGGCCTGAGAACTACAGGTTTAAGTTATGGTATTTATGGATTTTGTTTTAAACTTGGACTTGGATTGGGCGGTGCAGCTACGGGGTTTGTTCTGGCAAACCTTGGTTATGTGCCCAATACCCTTCAGTCCGAAATTGTTTTGACAGGGATAAAAGTGCTGCTAACACTTGTACCTATGGGGTTGATTATCATCTCGTTTGCAGCCATTTCACGATATGAGATCACCGCTTCCCTGCACAAAGAGTTGAGTATGAATATTGAAAAATGA
- a CDS encoding HigA family addiction module antitoxin: MSLGRMFNPPHPGEVLKGLYLEPLELSITQTAKYLSVSRVALSEIVNKRRGISPEMSVRLAEAFDTEVEMWLNLQIKYDLWQIESRKAEIKRQVHRIVGTLNP, translated from the coding sequence ATGAGTTTAGGAAGAATGTTTAATCCCCCCCATCCAGGTGAAGTTTTGAAAGGTTTATATCTGGAGCCGCTTGAACTTTCCATTACCCAAACAGCCAAATACCTTAGTGTTTCACGGGTAGCTCTTTCGGAAATTGTCAACAAGCGGCGAGGTATTTCTCCTGAAATGTCGGTACGTCTTGCAGAAGCCTTTGATACGGAGGTGGAAATGTGGCTTAACCTTCAAATTAAATATGATCTCTGGCAAATTGAAAGCCGTAAAGCTGAAATAAAGCGCCAGGTACACCGCATTGTTGGAACACTTAATCCATGA
- a CDS encoding UPF0175 family protein, which translates to MKSVTINLPEETELSKVRMIIAATLFERGILTSGQAAEVAGISRRQFLEEVGKFGVSIFGETAEDIRKIGDLRL; encoded by the coding sequence ATGAAGTCAGTTACAATAAACTTGCCGGAAGAAACAGAACTAAGCAAAGTGAGAATGATCATTGCAGCTACTTTATTTGAGCGGGGAATTTTGACTTCCGGTCAGGCCGCCGAAGTTGCCGGAATAAGCAGAAGGCAATTTCTGGAAGAGGTAGGAAAATTTGGCGTATCTATTTTTGGAGAGACCGCTGAAGATATTCGAAAAATTGGAGACTTGAGGCTGTAG
- a CDS encoding SDR family oxidoreductase: MKVAIVTGAGSGIGKYTALGLLKEGYKVVLAGRNEQKLAQTITEAGDAAAHALAVPTDVTNPESVNHLFAVTRSTFGRLDVLFNNAGVGAPGVLLEDISFDQWKSVVDTNLTGVFLCTQAAFRMMKDQEPQGGRIINNGSISAQMPRPNSAPYTATKHAITGLTKSASLDGRKYNIACGQIDIGNAHTPMTDVMTKGVPQADGSLAVEPTMDVENVVKAVVYMASLPLDANVLFMTVMATKMPYVGRG, encoded by the coding sequence ATGAAAGTAGCCATCGTAACCGGGGCTGGTTCTGGTATTGGAAAATACACTGCGCTGGGACTGCTAAAAGAGGGATACAAGGTTGTCCTTGCGGGAAGAAATGAGCAGAAGCTTGCACAGACAATTACAGAAGCTGGCGATGCTGCCGCCCATGCACTTGCTGTGCCCACAGACGTGACAAATCCCGAATCGGTAAACCATCTGTTTGCCGTTACCCGATCCACTTTCGGCCGGCTGGATGTGTTGTTCAACAATGCCGGGGTGGGAGCACCGGGTGTCCTTCTGGAGGACATTTCGTTTGACCAGTGGAAGTCCGTGGTGGACACCAACCTCACGGGCGTATTTCTCTGCACACAAGCAGCTTTCCGTATGATGAAAGACCAGGAGCCGCAAGGCGGGCGTATCATCAACAATGGCTCCATTTCTGCGCAGATGCCGCGGCCAAATTCTGCGCCCTACACAGCAACCAAACACGCCATTACCGGCCTCACCAAATCTGCCTCCCTCGACGGGAGAAAATACAATATCGCCTGCGGCCAGATCGATATTGGCAACGCCCATACCCCTATGACGGATGTCATGACGAAGGGTGTGCCGCAAGCCGACGGTTCTCTCGCTGTGGAGCCTACGATGGATGTAGAAAATGTCGTGAAGGCTGTCGTTTATATGGCCAGCCTCCCCCTCGACGCCAACGTCCTCTTTATGACTGTCATGGCAACAAAAATGCCCTACGTCGGGAGGGGGTAG
- a CDS encoding Gfo/Idh/MocA family oxidoreductase, with translation MSDNINTTTRRKFISSTGKAVVGSTIALNVGLVNSAFARSSKTLKVGLIGCGGRGTGAASQALSADEDVVLAFMADVFPDRMEKSYQNLLEAHPDKVKVKDNHKFFGFDAYQKLIDADVDVVILATPPAFRPDHLLYAAQKKKHIFCEKPMAVDMPGLKKVYEAARIAKENQTSLMSGFCWRYHYPKRAAFGKVQEGAIGDVTAIYNTYYADYLWSYPRETGWSDMEYKMRNWIYYNWLSGDHIAEQAVHSLDMMVWSMGNKMPVKAIGTGGRQRRVEDIYGNVFDHFAVVYEWESGVKGFHFSRQQKDTQRSYHVEVMGSDGRLNVDCIRRKHEIIGHNAWAYRGEENDMYQTEHDELFAAIRKGEPVNDGEWMANSTLLALWGRTVAYTGQEITLEQMMASTETLGPKIDEYNWDLAWKSADVAKPGLTKFF, from the coding sequence ATGAGTGACAATATTAACACTACTACCCGCCGCAAGTTTATCTCCTCCACAGGAAAAGCAGTCGTCGGAAGTACCATCGCCTTAAATGTCGGGCTGGTAAACTCTGCTTTCGCACGAAGCAGCAAAACCCTTAAAGTGGGACTTATAGGTTGTGGTGGCAGAGGAACGGGCGCTGCCAGCCAGGCACTTTCTGCTGATGAGGATGTCGTTCTCGCCTTTATGGCCGACGTATTCCCTGACAGGATGGAAAAATCCTATCAGAATCTTCTGGAAGCCCATCCGGACAAAGTAAAAGTAAAAGACAACCACAAATTTTTTGGCTTTGATGCTTACCAGAAGCTGATTGATGCCGATGTCGATGTGGTAATTCTCGCTACACCACCTGCTTTCCGTCCCGATCACTTGCTCTATGCTGCGCAGAAGAAAAAACATATTTTCTGCGAAAAACCGATGGCAGTGGATATGCCCGGACTGAAAAAAGTATATGAAGCAGCACGCATTGCTAAAGAAAACCAGACCTCCCTGATGTCGGGATTCTGCTGGAGATATCATTATCCTAAACGCGCTGCTTTTGGCAAAGTGCAGGAAGGAGCCATTGGCGATGTAACTGCCATCTACAACACCTACTATGCCGATTATCTGTGGTCATATCCCCGTGAAACAGGCTGGAGCGATATGGAGTACAAAATGCGCAACTGGATCTACTACAACTGGTTGTCAGGAGATCATATTGCCGAACAGGCGGTACACAGTCTCGATATGATGGTATGGTCTATGGGAAATAAAATGCCGGTAAAAGCCATTGGTACCGGTGGGCGTCAACGCCGGGTAGAAGATATTTATGGAAATGTTTTTGACCATTTTGCTGTCGTATATGAATGGGAAAGCGGCGTAAAAGGTTTCCACTTCAGCCGCCAGCAAAAAGATACCCAGAGAAGCTACCATGTAGAGGTGATGGGTTCTGATGGTCGTCTGAATGTGGATTGTATCCGCCGCAAACATGAAATCATCGGTCACAATGCATGGGCTTACCGCGGTGAGGAAAATGATATGTACCAGACCGAACACGACGAACTGTTTGCCGCTATCCGCAAGGGCGAACCTGTCAACGACGGAGAATGGATGGCCAACAGCACCCTGCTCGCGCTTTGGGGAAGAACCGTTGCCTACACCGGACAGGAAATCACCCTCGAACAAATGATGGCCTCCACGGAGACCCTCGGACCGAAAATCGACGAGTACAACTGGGATCTGGCATGGAAATCGGCAGATGTAGCTAAACCCGGACTCACCAAGTTCTTCTAA
- a CDS encoding type II toxin-antitoxin system RelE/ParE family toxin, translating into MIVTIAHKGLRKFWQTGDASRLPAIYVTKIRLIMGILDSVQTPERINIPFGKPHALTGNLKGYLAISISANWRIIFRVEQDGNVYDVDIIDYH; encoded by the coding sequence ATGATTGTTACTATTGCACATAAAGGGCTTCGCAAATTTTGGCAGACAGGTGATGCTAGCCGACTTCCAGCCATTTATGTTACAAAGATACGTTTGATAATGGGCATTTTGGATTCTGTCCAGACGCCTGAGCGAATTAATATTCCATTTGGAAAGCCACATGCACTGACTGGAAATTTGAAAGGCTATCTGGCAATTTCTATTAGCGCTAACTGGAGAATTATTTTTAGGGTAGAACAAGACGGTAACGTGTATGACGTTGACATCATAGATTATCATTAA
- a CDS encoding Gfo/Idh/MocA family oxidoreductase: protein MEKRRSFLKNIALTGLFGSFGSFASAKSHEETLLERISAPRPASGKSVIGLTVAPIPQVKVAVVGLGNRGTFLTQLVDALCPGKATLTAICDVRKEQVEKTLKNLKDSGHGQKPAVYHSDPEGWKEMMRRDDIDLVIIATPWDLHVPMCVYGMQNGKHVATEVPAAYTLEGCWQLVDTAEETQRNCMMLENVCYGDEELWLLNMVADGVFGTLTYAEAAYIHDLKESLFSEDGYYNQWRIRHHVAHDGNLYPTHGLGPVAQYMGIDRGDRFETLVSMSSKQASLSEYSQTVDKKNEFYGRKEFAHGDMNNVMIKTANGRMILVQHDVVTPRPYNRINLLSGTKGCHEGYPSRLSHIDHGHGHEWMDEKTYNQYREKYKHPIWDKLKTEIEKNGGHGGMDFLEFYRLIDCLNQGRPLDMDVYDAASWSVVTPLSEISVQLGNIPVRFPDFTRGRWKENRTLGMLKYI from the coding sequence ATGGAAAAACGAAGATCATTCCTCAAAAACATCGCCCTTACCGGCCTATTTGGCAGCTTTGGTAGCTTCGCCAGTGCAAAATCGCACGAAGAAACACTTCTGGAGCGCATTTCCGCGCCGCGCCCTGCATCTGGAAAATCTGTGATTGGCCTTACCGTAGCGCCGATTCCGCAGGTAAAGGTAGCGGTAGTCGGATTGGGTAACAGAGGAACCTTTCTCACTCAACTTGTCGACGCACTGTGCCCGGGCAAAGCGACGCTCACGGCCATTTGCGATGTGCGCAAGGAGCAGGTAGAAAAAACCCTCAAAAATCTGAAAGACAGCGGGCACGGGCAAAAACCTGCGGTTTACCACTCTGACCCTGAAGGCTGGAAAGAAATGATGCGCCGCGATGATATCGACCTGGTCATCATCGCAACGCCCTGGGACCTCCACGTGCCCATGTGTGTATATGGTATGCAAAATGGTAAACACGTAGCGACCGAGGTACCCGCCGCCTATACACTTGAAGGCTGCTGGCAACTGGTCGATACAGCAGAAGAAACCCAGCGCAATTGTATGATGCTGGAAAATGTCTGTTACGGAGATGAGGAACTCTGGCTGCTCAATATGGTCGCAGACGGCGTATTTGGTACCCTTACCTACGCAGAAGCAGCTTATATTCACGACCTGAAGGAAAGTCTGTTTAGTGAGGATGGGTATTACAACCAATGGAGAATCAGACACCACGTGGCCCACGATGGAAACCTCTACCCTACGCATGGCCTGGGGCCGGTGGCGCAATATATGGGGATTGATCGTGGCGACAGATTTGAAACGCTCGTGTCCATGAGCAGCAAACAGGCCTCGCTGAGTGAATACTCTCAGACTGTAGACAAAAAAAATGAATTCTACGGAAGAAAAGAGTTTGCCCACGGCGACATGAACAATGTCATGATCAAAACGGCCAACGGGCGCATGATTCTCGTACAGCACGATGTGGTTACGCCCAGACCCTACAATCGCATCAATCTCCTTTCCGGAACCAAAGGCTGCCACGAAGGTTACCCAAGCCGCCTGTCTCATATTGACCACGGTCACGGACACGAATGGATGGACGAAAAAACCTACAACCAGTACCGCGAAAAATACAAACACCCGATCTGGGACAAACTCAAAACCGAGATCGAAAAAAATGGCGGACACGGCGGCATGGACTTTCTCGAATTTTACCGGCTCATTGACTGCCTCAATCAGGGCCGCCCACTCGACATGGATGTGTATGATGCGGCTTCCTGGTCGGTAGTAACACCGCTGTCAGAGATTTCGGTTCAACTGGGAAATATTCCGGTCCGTTTTCCTGACTTTACCCGCGGTCGCTGGAAAGAAAACCGCACATTGGGCATGCTCAAGTATATCTGA